One Lactobacillus crispatus DNA segment encodes these proteins:
- a CDS encoding metallophosphoesterase family protein — translation MITSKKKPILWLLSDTHLIADSLHDDGLAFQHMRNTSAGKDLDYQEIALTAFVRKVIQEKPTAVIITGDVTFNGAKISGERLANIFKPLTKNKIAFLVLPGNHDIFDGWARKFKGDHEDYTPQISPAIWKEIFADSYHYALHEDPDSLAYSVNLNKQYRLILADSNIYGKQESQTHPITNGRISESQMNWIEKELIDAQQKQQQVLFFMHHNLYRHNKVIYQGYILDNALALQGLLQKYNVKAVFSGHMNAQNIIGPFANRPIAEVAGACFCMTKQEYGQLYLDEAGMQYQVHSFKMESWLTAEEKQKVPTDFSQYLKHLFFSLDEKQLNQIAQALSDKNDANVVIKFIDQLNWNFFVGESNYSAAQKKEIVNSREYHLIAKYLPGFKRYVDSFLQVEQSSHKLKLKW, via the coding sequence GTGATTACTAGTAAAAAGAAGCCAATTCTTTGGTTATTATCAGATACACATCTAATTGCAGATAGTTTACATGATGATGGTCTTGCTTTTCAGCATATGCGCAACACTAGTGCAGGTAAAGACTTAGATTATCAGGAGATTGCTTTGACCGCGTTTGTACGTAAAGTAATCCAAGAGAAGCCCACTGCAGTGATAATTACTGGTGATGTAACCTTTAATGGCGCTAAAATATCAGGAGAACGTTTAGCTAATATTTTTAAGCCATTAACTAAAAATAAAATTGCATTCTTAGTTTTACCAGGAAATCATGATATTTTTGACGGCTGGGCTCGCAAGTTTAAAGGTGATCATGAAGATTACACCCCGCAAATTAGCCCAGCTATTTGGAAAGAGATCTTTGCTGATTCTTATCATTATGCTTTACATGAAGATCCTGATTCACTGGCTTATAGCGTTAATCTGAATAAGCAGTATCGACTAATATTGGCTGACTCAAATATTTATGGCAAGCAGGAATCACAAACTCATCCGATTACTAACGGTCGAATTTCAGAATCTCAAATGAACTGGATCGAAAAAGAATTAATTGATGCGCAGCAAAAGCAGCAACAAGTGCTATTCTTTATGCATCATAATCTGTATCGCCATAATAAAGTAATCTATCAGGGATATATTCTTGATAATGCACTTGCACTGCAAGGTTTATTACAAAAATATAATGTAAAAGCAGTCTTTTCTGGCCATATGAACGCACAGAATATTATTGGTCCGTTTGCTAATCGACCAATTGCGGAGGTAGCAGGAGCTTGTTTTTGTATGACTAAGCAGGAATATGGTCAGCTATATTTAGACGAAGCGGGGATGCAATATCAGGTGCATTCCTTCAAAATGGAATCGTGGTTAACTGCAGAAGAAAAGCAAAAAGTGCCAACAGATTTTTCACAATATTTGAAACATTTGTTTTTTAGTTTGGATGAAAAGCAACTAAATCAGATTGCGCAAGCTTTATCAGATAAAAATGATGCTAACGTGGTCATAAAATTTATAGATCAATTGAATTGGAACTTTTTTGTAGGTGAAAGTAATTATTCTGCAGCCCAAAAGAAAGAAATTGTTAATTCACGAGAATATCATTTGATTGCCAAATATTTACCTGGTTTTAAGCGTTACGTTGATTCATTTTTACAGGTAGAGCAAAGTAGCCATAAACTGAAGCTTAAGTGGTAG